Part of the Gallalistipes aquisgranensis genome, GCCGTACACCGAATCGGTGAAAATCATGATGGCCAGCTCCACGTTGATGTCCGGCAGGAAGAACCCGTCGCGGATGCCGTCGCGGATGCCGTCGCGGATCTTGTTTTTGAACATATTGAGCCGGTATTCCCCTTTCTCCTTGTCCTGCGTAGCCTCTTCGTAGATGCGGGGATAGAATTTCTTGATTCCCTCCATCAGTTTCATGTTGCCGTCCATGATGCTGTCCCAGTCGTCGAGCAGGTAGATGAACTCCTCGATGACGTTGCGGGCCTTCATCGTGCGTTGTTTCATCAGTTGGTCGATGCTTTCGAAGTGGTAGGCCAGGCATTGGCCGATCAGATTTTCCTTGTCGCCGAACAGTTCGTAGAGGGTGCGTTTGGAGATTCCCATGTGCGATGCGATGTCGTCCATGCGGATGGCCCTTACGCCCTGCTGTATGAACATCCGCGTCGTCTCTGCGATGATGTGTTGTTTGTCGAGCATGATGGTTCCGTTGCGTTAAGCGTTGCAAATATAAAACCTGAAAACTTATAAAACAAAAAAAGTTTTTAAAAATTCCTGTCAAAATCATACATTTTCATGCGCTTTTCGTTTATTTCGGAGTGAAAGGCGTACGGTACACTTGCACAAATGAAGAAAAAAGGGGATATTTGTATGTTCGCCCGCGAAGGCGAAAGAACGAACGACGTGTGATCTATTAAACCATAAACAGATGAAAACAAACTACGAAGTACGTTACTCCTCGCATCCGGCCGATGCGAAGAGATACGACACCGCACAGCTCAGAGAGCATTATTTGATGGAGAATGT contains:
- a CDS encoding TetR/AcrR family transcriptional regulator, with the translated sequence MLDKQHIIAETTRMFIQQGVRAIRMDDIASHMGISKRTLYELFGDKENLIGQCLAYHFESIDQLMKQRTMKARNVIEEFIYLLDDWDSIMDGNMKLMEGIKKFYPRIYEEATQDKEKGEYRLNMFKNKIRDGIRDGIRDGFFLPDINVELAIMIFTDSVYGLITRPERYSQSNITPSEAFKYIVTYFFRGISTQKGIRLLDEYTLGKR